Proteins from one Podarcis raffonei isolate rPodRaf1 chromosome 1, rPodRaf1.pri, whole genome shotgun sequence genomic window:
- the LOC128412005 gene encoding disintegrin and metalloproteinase domain-containing protein 20-like, with the protein MTNRHTWQLVLISWNVLCETTGQKPPQGFMYASYEVTIPRKLVPRYGQEHHDVTYLLQIEGKGHVVHLKQNRGFVPKHLPVFTYSKEGDLQVDYPFIRDDCFYRGFVQDKPSSWVTLSTCSGGLRGLLHLENDTYEIQPVQRSTSQHVMYRLEEIEGAARMTCGLTEEEQRHQEAMIQKTENAVARGAPEGGWWTHTRYAEVAIVVDYERYVRIDRNETVAAMRVLDVIHVANSLYEPLGVVVTLVGLEIWSEKNLIVIDNNIYTLLSNFNDWRTNTLNKHLENDAAHLFVYKGFGRTRGLSYLGTICWTDRACGVESYVGYSLSDFSNTFTHELGHNLGMQHDSKYCTCERHACIMAAAQANTDKFSNCSYQNYFELRNTPCLLIPPEPDKMYKLKHCGNKVVEDGEQCDCGSPDQCKLDPCCQSNCLLRPGATCAFGQCCAECQYLPAHYVCRQEVSSCDLPEYCNGTSEWCPEDVYLQDGTPCSDGVYCYHGNCTTHSEQCKMIFGKKATAASKACFNELNGRGDRFGNCGLRHGTYKKCSAKNILCGKIQCENVYKLPSLEEHSTLVNTPIGNRKCWSTDYHSGMEIPDIGAVRDGTPCGTDMICINRQCKSVSLLNYDCNFTKCHYRGICNTHKHCHCDYGWAPPNCLSKGFGGSIDSGPPPRGNILDRSNLSAGLTEVIGFVVLLLLLLLVWIFISGTD; encoded by the coding sequence ATGACTAACCGCCACACATGGCAACTGGTGCTGATCTCATGGAATGTTTTGTGTGAGACTACAGGTCAGAAACCACCACAAGGCTTTATGTATGCCTCTTACGAGGTGACCATCCCAAGAAAACTAGTCCCTAGGTATGGACAAGAACATCATGATGTCACCTACCTACTGCAGATTGAGGGGAAAGGCCATGTAGTGCATCTCAAGCAGAACAGGGGCTTTGTCCCTAAACACCTCCCTGTCTTCACTTACAGTAAGGAGGGAGACCTCCAGGTGGACTATCCTTTCATCAGAGATGACTGCTTCTACCGTGGCTTTGTACAAGACAAGCCTTCCTCATGGGTCACCCTCAGCACTTGTTCAGGGGGCCTCAGGGGTCTGCTGCATTTAGAAAATGACACCTATGAAATTCAGCCTGTGCAGAGATCTACTTCTCAACATGTGATGTATAGGTTGGAAGAAATAGAGGGTGCTGCACGTATGACATGTGGGTTAACAGAAGAAGAGCAAAGGCATCAAGAGGCCATGATCCAAAAAACAGAGAATGCAGTGGCTAGGGGTGCTCCAGAAGGAGGTTGGTGGACACACACCCGTTACGCAGAGGTTGCAATTGTTGTGGATTATGAAAGATATGTGAGAATTGATAGAAATGAAACTGTTGCTGCTATGCGAGTTCTAGATGTCATTCATGTTGCTAATTCATTATATGAGCCACTTGGTGTCGTTGTGACTCTTGTTGGATTGGAGATTTGGTCAGAAAAGAACCTCATTGTGATTGATAACAACATTTACACCCTGCTTTCCAATTTCAATGACTGGAGAACAAACACCCTAAATAAACATCTAGAGAATGATGCTGCTCATTTATTTGTATATAAGGGCTTTGGACGTACGCGAGGATTATCATATTTAGGAACAATCTGTTGGACTGATCGGGCATGTGGTGTTGAATCATATGTTGGTTATAGTTTGTCTGATTTTTCTAATACATTTACTCATGAATTAGGACATAATCTTGGCATGCAACATGATTCAAAATACTGTACTTGTGAACGACATGCCTGCATTATGGCTGCAGCTCAGGCAAACACTGATAAGTTTAGCAACTGCAGTTATCAGAATTATTTTGAGCTAAGGAACACTCCATGTTTGTTAATCCCACCAGAGCCTGATAAAATGTATAAACTCAAACACTGTGGTAACAAAGTAGTGGAAGATGGAGAGCAATGTGACTGTGGTTCACCAGATCAATGCAAGTTGGATCCATGTTGCCAGTCTAACTGCCTGCTGCGCCCAGGTGCCACTTGTGCTTTCGGACAGTGTTGTGCTGAGTGTCAGTATCTTCCAGCTCATTATGTCTGCAGACAAGAGGTTAGCAGCTGTGATCTTCCTGAGTACTGCAATGGGACTTCAGAGTGGTGTCCTGAAGATGTTTATCTACAAGATGGCACCCCGTGTAGTGATGGTGTATACTGCTATCATGGAAATTGCACAACTCACAGTGAGCAGTGCAAAATGATCTTTGGCAAGAAAGCAACAGCTGCTTCAAAGGCTTGCTTCAATGAACTGAATGGTCGAGGGGATCGCTTTGGCAACTGCGGCCTTAGACATGGAACCTATAAGAAATGCAGTGCTAAGAATATCCTATGTGGAAAAATCCAGTGTGAAAATGTTTATAAACTACCTTCTTTGGAGGAACACAGCACCCTAGTTAATACACCCATTGGCAATAGGAAATGCTGGAGTACAGACTACCACAGTGgaatggagatacctgatattggAGCAGTGAGAGATGGGACTCCTTGTGGCACTGACATGATATGCATTAATAGGCAGTGCAAGAGTGTATCCCTCTTGAACTATGATTGTAATTTCACAAAGTGCCACTATAGGGGTATATGCAATACTCATAAACATTGTCATTGTGATTATGGCTGGGCCCCTCCAAACTGCCTCTCTAAAGGCTTTGGTGGCAGCATTGATAGCGGGCCTCCACCACGAGGTAACATTCTGGATCGTAGCAATCTCAGTGCAGGATTAACAGAAGTAATTGGATTTGTTGTTCTgctactattgttgttgttggtctGGATATTTATTTCAGGAACGGACTGA